The Candidatus Krumholzibacteriia bacterium genome includes the window CGGAAGCTGAAGCCTGAGCTGGAAGCGGGAGGTCGTCGGTGCGAGCGAAGGCGGCAGATTGGGAATGGGGACGCGACCTCCCCAAGTCGCGTGCCGATCTGATCACTCGGGGCAGCGACGCTTTCCCTCCCGGCTTCACGGGAATCACCGCTGAAGAGGACCCGGTGCTCGGGCAGGGCGTGGATTTCGGCATCCACGTGCTCGGCCGGGACGACCAACTCGAGTTGACCGATGCCAAGGAGAGCGCCTGGGTGCTGATGCAGGGGAGTGCCCGGGTCGTCCTCGATGGCCGAGAAGTCAGCGTGGAGCGCCGCTCCCTCTTCGACGACGCACCCACGGTGCTGCACCTGGGGCCGCAGACACGACTCGCCATCCAAGCGCAGAGCGAACGGGTGGAGTGGGCGGTGGCCCGGGTGACGAATCCATCGGCGTTCGCGGCGCGCGTGTTCTGGCCGCACGAGATCGTGCCCGAATATCGCGGCCTGGGGCTCGCCCAAGGCACCTGCCTCCGTAATGTGCGTCTGGTGTTCGACCGCAAAGTACGGCCCGAGTCGCGCTTGGTTCTCGGCGAAGTGGTGAATTACCCCGGTCGCTGGTCCAGCTACCCGCCGCACCATCATGCGCAGCCCGAGATCTACCACTACCGCTTCAGCGCCCCGCATGGTTACGGGCA containing:
- a CDS encoding 5-deoxy-glucuronate isomerase gives rise to the protein MRAKAADWEWGRDLPKSRADLITRGSDAFPPGFTGITAEEDPVLGQGVDFGIHVLGRDDQLELTDAKESAWVLMQGSARVVLDGREVSVERRSLFDDAPTVLHLGPQTRLAIQAQSERVEWAVARVTNPSAFAARVFWPHEIVPEYRGLGLAQGTCLRNVRLVFDRKVRPESRLVLGEVVNYPGRWSSYPPHHHAQPEIYHYRFSAPHGYGHGEAGNRVYKVRHNDTLRIAAQQDHAQVAAPGYAMYYLWIVRHLEDSPYAGFEYAAEHTWILDPAAPIWEPATVPLGPPVANPRPPKKRAASGTKRRRRVEPPGARPRQVNPPGAPSRAVEATGAHAFAVEPPRVQSSGVEPGEAQSSVVEPGEAQSSGVEPGEAQSSGVEPDEAHEAGNDPND